The Ascaphus truei isolate aAscTru1 chromosome 18, aAscTru1.hap1, whole genome shotgun sequence genome window below encodes:
- the LOC142469286 gene encoding histone H1-like: MAETAPAPPPAESAAMKKQPKKAAGASKSRPAKSGPSVSDLIVRAVSASKERSGVSLSALKKALAAGGYDVEKNNSRLKLALKGLVSKETLIQLKGSGASGSFKLNKKQLESKEKAARKQEAGKPKKPAARKQPAKKPAARKQPAKSPKKPKKAPAGVKKSPKKVKKPAAAKKAAKSPKKSKVAKPKKAVKSPAAKKVAKPKAAKSPAKAKAAKPKRAAASKK, encoded by the coding sequence ATGGCCGAGACCGCTCCTGCGCCTCCTCCAGCTGAAAGCGCCGCCATGAAGAAGCAGCCGAAGAAAGCGGCGGGAGCCTCGAAAAGCCGCCCAGCAAAGTCCGGTCCCAGCGTGTCCGATCTTATAGTGAGAGCTGTGTCCGCCTCTAAAGAGCGCAGCGGGGTCTCCCTGTCCGCTCTGAAGAAGGCTCTGGCTGCAGGAGGCTACGATGTGGAGAAGAATAACAGCCGCCTGAAGCTGGCTCTTAAGGGCTTGGTGAGCAAGGAAACCCTGATCCAGCTGAAAGGGAGCGGAGCCTCCGGATCGTTCAAGCTGAATAAGAAGCAGctggagagcaaggagaaggcggccAGGAAACAGGAGGCAGGGAAACCCAAGAAGCCAGCGGCAAGGAAACAACCCGCCAAGAAGCCAGCGGCAAGGAAACAACCCGCCAAGTCCCCCAAGAAGCCCAAAAAGGCTCCTGCGGGAGTGAAGAAAAGCCCGAAAAAGGTGAAGAAACCTGCGGCCGCCAAGAAGGCAGCAAAAAGTCCGAAGAAGTCTAAAGTTGCCAAGCCCAAGAAGGCTGTGAAGAGCCCGGCGGCTAAAAAGGTTGCAAAGCCCAAAGCTGCTAAGAGTCCAGCTAAGGCCAAGGCAGCAAAGCCCAAGAGGGCAGCAGCTTCTAAGAAGTGA